The DNA region CAAACAAGTCCGGTCGCAATTCTGCCAGCGACTCCCTCAGCTTTCTGCTCTTGAGCTTTGCAGGTTTGAACACCGGCAATCCGTGCTCAATCGCTTCGCAACAAACGGCTGTCGGGAGCGTTTTTCGACCTCGCGATGTTGGTTCATCAGGACCGGTGACCACAGCCACAAGCTCGTGTTTACTTTCTGCCAGACAGGCCAGTGGTTTGCAGGCAAACCCCGGCGTGCCCATGAAAACAAGTCTCATTGGGTATGTCTACTGTGATGCTGAGCGTCCGTAGTGGGACGGAAACAGCCGATGCGGAAGTGTGAAGCGATCCTCAGGAAACTTCTTTGAGTTTTCTCAGGCGGCCCTTTGCCATCGTCCGGGCCAAAGACGACATACGATCAATAAACAGGGTTCCCTCAAGATGGTCATACTCATGCTGTATGGCCCTGGCACTCATGCCTTCGGCTTCCATTTCAAACTGGTTGCCTTCAAGATCCGTCGCCCGCACTTTCACCTTGGCAGGGCGGAAAATCTTCTGATACAATCCCGGAAAAGACAAACATCCTTCTTCATATTCAGCCTCTTCTTCGCTGACTTCCACAATTTCCGGGTTAATAAAAATTTTGAGGGAAGCGGTAATGTCAATCGTTGTTAAATCCACAATGAATACACGCTTCAATACACCGATCTGAGGCGCTGACAGCCCCAGACCTCGAGCTTTTTTCAGGGCGTCGGTCAAATCCGACACCAGGTCTTTGATTTCCTGGTTGATCTCGTCAACCGGATCGCAGACTTTCCGCAATACCGGGTCGCCGTAAATGACGATCGGTCGCTCGGCCACAGTAACTCCTTAAACTACCTCAGGTGTCTACTCGGGCGGCAATCGACGATTTGAGGAACTCGAACTTGGTTTCGCCGATTTTTATGACGACTCGTCCGCGCTCTTCATCGATGGCGAATATGGTTCCAAACATACCGCCGCTGGTTACCACCTTGTCACCTTTCTTTAACTCTTGAAGCAGGGTCTCATGCGCCTTCTGCTTCTTTCTTTGGGGTCGGATCAACAGCAGGTACATCAGGACAAAAATGAGTCCGAACCATACCAGCGTAAACATCCCACCGCCACCGCCGGCGCCCTCGGCACCGGTCATAAGT from Candidatus Zixiibacteriota bacterium includes:
- the yajC gene encoding preprotein translocase subunit YajC, whose amino-acid sequence is MTGAEGAGGGGGMFTLVWFGLIFVLMYLLLIRPQRKKQKAHETLLQELKKGDKVVTSGGMFGTIFAIDEERGRVVIKIGETKFEFLKSSIAARVDT
- the def gene encoding peptide deformylase encodes the protein MAERPIVIYGDPVLRKVCDPVDEINQEIKDLVSDLTDALKKARGLGLSAPQIGVLKRVFIVDLTTIDITASLKIFINPEIVEVSEEEAEYEEGCLSFPGLYQKIFRPAKVKVRATDLEGNQFEMEAEGMSARAIQHEYDHLEGTLFIDRMSSLARTMAKGRLRKLKEVS